In the Chryseobacterium sp. MYb264 genome, one interval contains:
- the tamL gene encoding translocation and assembly module lipoprotein TamL has translation MSCKHYKNSPQKYYKIISFATFVGLLYACSTTKKVPDGEYLLTKNSFEFEDKKESFDEELKNYVQQKPNKKQLLFMPLGLLFYNAANPKYDTLLNEYMTYPNEMRNQKLRDSLFIKYNMKSSVGKSLLMDRLYHNWGSPPVILDQTRTEKSAESIEKRLTYRGFWDSEVKFKHNIDSTAKKAAVKYFVKHNDATYIKDYYFNIPDPKIKEVYKQSMWETNIKAGQILDQTVLEKEVTRINELMRKNGYYRFNNSNEEVYFVADSLKSRKQVPLTLEIHKDSLDTPYKVATIGNIDVAVVNEAGDFPNNTKKDSLRRVRFHKMNNNYKSSSLWRAIIIDSKQIYDQKKLDVTKRNFLTMNNFSILKARDSLRHGGGTSPNDSIVDVLYLLKPLPKYELKVGTDVNYSQLLNLGVSPSIDLTTRNVFRGMENLSTSLSGTFGSIRSTQDINKRVLAYELSAQASLNFPRLLLPFDYYKFIPKRYTPTSSIVLGASIQNNIGLGRVNFNTGLNYQANVNDQVYHKLTIFNTQLSLTKNKSAYYDYFVNDNAVREEIFQDYFAYDPVVRDDFKAGLLTRDEVSQKITEDKTYQGTLDADGQDLYTAFRGTLVNKDRQTQDVLISSFIYNFVYNEIGKKDYPNAFYFNGKVELAGNALSIFNQKRNDGGGIVTSPQRTIFGIPYAQFVKFDIDTRKYFKFNRNTLVLRQFVGVGIPYGNSKDMPIVRSYFNGGSNDIRAWVAFGGLGPADSQVDERVRTYMTDNIKLTTNIELRVPFTDMYEGALFTDIGNTWSLKSYNDGYGGEFKFNKFLGQMGVGSGFGLRVNVAYITLRVDLAYKIYDPNKPSGEKWRFSNFNPFKPTLNIAFGYPF, from the coding sequence ATGAGCTGTAAGCATTATAAGAATTCTCCTCAAAAGTATTATAAAATTATTTCATTTGCAACATTTGTTGGTCTCCTGTATGCTTGTAGTACGACGAAGAAAGTTCCTGATGGTGAATATCTGCTGACCAAGAACAGTTTTGAGTTTGAAGATAAAAAAGAAAGTTTTGATGAAGAGCTTAAAAATTATGTACAGCAGAAACCCAATAAAAAACAATTGCTGTTCATGCCATTAGGCTTATTATTTTACAATGCTGCCAATCCCAAGTATGACACCCTTCTTAACGAATACATGACATATCCTAATGAAATGCGAAATCAAAAATTAAGAGATTCCCTTTTCATTAAATATAATATGAAAAGTAGTGTAGGGAAAAGTTTATTGATGGACAGATTATACCATAATTGGGGAAGTCCGCCCGTAATTTTGGATCAGACCAGAACTGAAAAAAGTGCTGAATCTATCGAAAAAAGATTAACTTATAGAGGTTTTTGGGATTCTGAAGTTAAATTTAAACATAATATTGACTCTACAGCAAAAAAAGCAGCCGTAAAATATTTCGTTAAACATAATGATGCCACCTATATAAAAGATTATTACTTTAATATTCCGGATCCAAAAATCAAGGAAGTCTATAAGCAATCGATGTGGGAAACCAATATAAAGGCTGGCCAGATTTTGGATCAGACCGTCCTTGAAAAAGAAGTAACCCGGATTAATGAATTAATGCGTAAGAATGGATATTACAGATTCAACAATTCCAATGAAGAAGTGTATTTCGTGGCAGATTCACTGAAAAGCAGAAAACAGGTTCCACTGACTCTTGAAATTCACAAAGATTCTCTGGATACCCCCTATAAAGTAGCAACCATTGGAAATATTGATGTCGCTGTTGTGAATGAAGCCGGCGATTTTCCAAACAATACAAAAAAAGACAGCTTAAGAAGAGTTCGTTTTCACAAAATGAACAACAACTATAAAAGTTCGTCGCTGTGGCGTGCTATTATCATCGACAGCAAGCAGATCTATGATCAGAAAAAACTCGATGTCACCAAGAGAAATTTCCTGACCATGAACAACTTCAGCATTCTGAAAGCCAGAGATTCCCTGAGACATGGCGGAGGAACCTCTCCTAACGACAGTATTGTAGATGTTCTTTATTTACTGAAACCACTTCCTAAATATGAACTTAAGGTAGGAACCGATGTCAACTATTCCCAACTTCTGAATCTTGGGGTATCTCCTTCAATTGATTTAACAACAAGGAATGTATTCAGAGGTATGGAGAACCTTTCAACAAGCCTTTCAGGAACATTTGGATCAATAAGAAGTACACAGGATATTAATAAAAGAGTGCTCGCATACGAACTTTCAGCACAGGCTTCACTGAACTTTCCGAGACTTCTTCTTCCCTTTGACTATTATAAATTCATCCCGAAAAGATATACGCCGACATCATCCATTGTTCTCGGTGCCTCCATCCAGAATAATATTGGCCTTGGGAGGGTTAATTTCAACACGGGACTCAACTATCAGGCGAATGTAAATGACCAGGTTTATCATAAACTGACCATATTTAATACCCAGTTGAGTTTAACAAAAAATAAATCTGCTTACTACGACTACTTTGTCAATGACAATGCGGTAAGAGAAGAAATTTTTCAGGATTACTTCGCTTATGATCCGGTGGTAAGGGATGATTTTAAAGCAGGTCTACTTACCCGTGATGAAGTATCCCAAAAAATTACAGAAGACAAAACCTATCAGGGAACACTCGATGCAGACGGTCAGGATCTTTATACTGCCTTCAGAGGAACACTGGTTAATAAAGACCGGCAAACTCAGGATGTTCTTATTTCCTCCTTCATCTATAATTTTGTATACAATGAAATTGGTAAAAAAGACTATCCGAATGCCTTTTATTTTAACGGAAAAGTTGAACTTGCAGGAAATGCCTTAAGTATTTTCAATCAGAAAAGAAATGATGGCGGTGGGATTGTTACCAGTCCGCAGCGAACCATTTTCGGCATCCCTTATGCGCAGTTTGTTAAATTTGATATCGATACGAGAAAATATTTTAAGTTCAACAGAAACACATTGGTATTACGCCAGTTTGTAGGGGTGGGTATTCCTTACGGAAATTCTAAAGATATGCCGATTGTAAGATCTTATTTTAATGGTGGATCCAATGACATCCGTGCATGGGTCGCTTTTGGCGGTCTGGGACCTGCAGATTCCCAGGTTGATGAAAGAGTACGTACCTACATGACTGATAATATTAAACTGACAACCAATATAGAATTACGAGTGCCTTTCACCGATATGTACGAAGGAGCACTGTTCACTGATATTGGGAATACCTGGAGCCTGAAAAGCTACAACGACGGCTATGGAGGTGAATTTAAATTCAATAAATTCCTTGGGCAAATGGGAGTCGGCAGCGGATTTGGCTTAAGAGTAAATGTTGCTTATATCACCCTGAGGGTTGATTTGGCCTATAAAATTTATGATCCCAACAAACCGAGTGGTGAAAAATGGAGATTCAGTAATTTCAATCCGTTCAAACCAACACTGAATATCGCATTCGGATACCCTTTCTAA
- a CDS encoding TrmH family RNA methyltransferase, which translates to MLTAHTIKILQSLDKKKFRQKYNLFLVEGNKIICELFNSNFKIKEILSTDPQKLDRTDVPITHISENELKKISFLQHPKDSVAVCYLNEEEKQEDKNIQLVLDGIQDPGNLGTIIRLADWFGIEQIICSEDTVDLYNPKVIMASMGSFTRVNVVYTNLAEYLSTTENTNIGTDMEGENIYTFEKPEKINLILGNEGQGMRPETERLLQQRISIPRFGKSRSTESLNVSMAAGIILGQLFR; encoded by the coding sequence ATGCTTACAGCTCATACAATAAAAATTTTACAGTCTTTAGATAAAAAGAAGTTCAGACAAAAATACAATTTGTTTTTGGTTGAAGGTAATAAAATCATTTGTGAACTTTTTAATTCTAACTTTAAAATTAAAGAAATATTATCTACCGATCCGCAAAAATTGGACCGTACAGATGTGCCTATTACTCATATCTCTGAAAATGAGTTGAAAAAAATTAGTTTCCTGCAACACCCAAAAGATTCTGTAGCGGTTTGCTATCTGAATGAAGAGGAAAAACAGGAAGATAAAAATATTCAATTGGTTTTGGATGGTATTCAGGATCCGGGAAATTTAGGAACAATTATCCGTTTGGCAGATTGGTTTGGAATCGAACAGATCATTTGCAGCGAAGATACTGTAGATCTTTATAATCCGAAAGTAATCATGGCAAGTATGGGTTCTTTTACCAGAGTAAATGTGGTCTACACGAATTTGGCAGAATATCTTTCCACAACCGAAAATACAAATATAGGAACCGATATGGAAGGTGAGAATATTTACACATTTGAGAAACCCGAGAAGATTAATCTGATATTAGGAAATGAAGGGCAAGGAATGCGTCCCGAGACTGAAAGACTTCTTCAACAGCGTATTTCGATTCCAAGATTTGGAAAATCCCGGTCTACAGAAAGTCTTAATGTTTCTATGGCTGCCGGAATTATTTTGGGACAGCTCTTTCGATAG